The DNA window TTTAACAGCACCGCTATTTAAGGCTTTACGTGTATCCCCATTTGTTTGATATGGGAAACGACGATTGATACCGTTAGCACGAGTTAACGCACCATCAGCTTCATCACCTACGGAAGCACCTGTCCACAAATCAATTTTGAATGGTTCTTTTTCCATTCTTTCTGCCAATGCCAATGGCACTGCTTTTGCATAACCAGATGGAGTAAAGCCGGAAATACCAACTTTATCGTTAGGGTTAATCAAAAGAGCTGCATCATAAGCAGTGACAATTTTACCTTGGAGGGCCGCACATTTAACGCGGTCTTTGATGTCTATCACCATTACCATCTCCTTTAAGAGTAACATTGTATAAACGACAGTTTGATCTCTTGGTCGTTCCTTAAACCGACTTCATCGTAGTCCACATCCAACGTATTGTCAACTTATATGACTAAAATGTATTTTTCATCACACTTTATGGGTGCATTATGATTAAAATGCATAGATTTTCATATATTCACATAAGTTTTATTCACATCGCTATAACTCACAGGAATTATCGATTTATGGCATATATTGATGTTTTTCAATTAAATCGAACTCTCTCTATACAATATATAGACACTTTTCAATACAAAACAACATCTCATATACAAGAACTAGACCATACACCTCCCTATAAAGATACAATGATATACAAAAAACCGGCTTTCAAATGCCAACGATAATGTTCAATTATGTCTAACATTAGAAAACCGGTTATACTACTTAATACGTACCTACCCAAGGTATGTATTAATTATACCATATTATGAAATTATATATCTACCATAAAACATGCTAATTATACAAGATATGACAATTATGCAGATTTATCAGCAGACAGTTGAACTTTTACAAAGGCCCCTACCCAGCCAAACAATTGCCAAAATACAATAGTCACTTGATGACTGTATAGCTCAAAATCAGATAAGCCACTAAATAAAACACCTATAGCCAAAGCACCTACACCTATTTGTGCAGCTTGACGGAATATATCGCCTTTAAGTCTTATAGATGTAATAACATGACCTACGATAACTGCTAGGAATGATAGTAATCCTGGAATACCTGTTTCAGCTAACATATTAAGATATAAATTATGAGCATGATACATCAAGATGTGAGGTCCTTGAATATAGTAATTATAGTCTGGATATACTAAATAAAATGTATTCCACCCAATACCAAAGATAGGATTTTCTCTTACGATATACATAGTACTATCCCATAAGGCCCATCGGAGATCAGCGGATGTATCATGACCTTGGAATATAGACCACAGCCTTGAAGCTATTTCACCATCATAAAAATATAAAATTATTGGCACTGCTAATAGGGATAAGAATAATCTTCGCTCCACAAAGATTGCCCAGTACAAAATCATCGCTCCGAAGCTAATCCAAATTCCCCGAGAATAGGTTAATAGCATCGTTAAGAATAATATAATACCTATAATTAGCATTGAAATAACTTCGCGCGTACGATTTTCCTTCATATATACCAAGATATAACTGATACATACGCTGAGTACCATCAATAGATAGGCGCCCAATAAATTAGGATTTTGTAATGTAGACGACATGCGACGCATCAATTTAGGGAACTGTGCCGCATCTACCCACTCTTTAATATGTATATTAGGAACAAATACATATTGATACGCACCTATAATACACACTAGAACTGCAGTACCTAGCAAGGCACGAAGAAAATAGTTCCACTGTTTAGGCGTTTGAATGTATGTACGAACTAAATAATACATACCGCCACTGGCCACAATTTGATAAAACCAACTTTGAATTGACCAATCCCAATTTTCTGACACTATAGAAGATATGCCAGTCCATACTACAAAAATCATAACAGACCACGATAAATAGCCTGTTGGTAAGCTCAAAGATTTACTAGATATTAAATCATATAGTGCAAGTCCTATTGCTAGCCAAAGGAGCACATCACCCACCATTGGTTGCAAAGGCATGGCCACAACAACGCCATAAATTAAACGTTCAATATAAAATGTAATTCTCTTCTGATTAGGAATAAGTGAGAGTTCCATAGGCTCACCTTAGTGACTCATCTCATGGTTAAACCACTGACGAGCATCTCCTAAAATATATAAAGAACCACAAACAGTGATAATATCACCAGTTTTTGTATGTTTATATGCTAAAGCCAATGCGTCTTCAACAGAATCTGCTGTTTGCGCTATAGCTTTTGGAACGATGTGACGTATTTTCTCAACCAAAACCTCTGGCACTTCAGTTCTATCTGTTGGAGCTGGTACAACTAGAACCGTATCGCCTGCCTTAACAACTTCGCGGATAATAGCATCCTGATTTTTATCTTTAAGAATTGCCATCACAATCGTTTTTGGAGTGTCCTTAAATAATTCAGCATAGGTCATACTGAAAGATTCAGCACCTGCCGCATTATGAGCACCATCAAAGATAAAGGTGCGATCCAAGCCTCGTTTAACTTCAAATCGACCTGCCCACGTAGTGCGAGCAAATCCTTCACGCATCGTTTCTTCACTGATGTTAGTATCTTCTTTCATCAGTAACCGTACAGCCATTAATGCACACGCAAGATTGACAGATTGGTGAATGCCTGCCATTGTCGTAAACAACATTGCAGGAGCGGCATCATTAGTACTAACCGTAATCATTTGGCCACCAGTTACAGCACTACGGCTATCTATACCAAAGTCTTTATTGAAAGCATATACTTTAGCATGCTTCTCTTTAGCTACCTCTTCAATAATACGAAGCGGTGCATCCTGTGCAGCCGTTACAACAGGAACTTTAGATTTAATAATCCCTGCCTTATGACGTGCAATTTCCTCAACAGTATCACCACAGTAGGCTTGATGATCGATTGTTACATTGGTAATAACAGATACTTTTGGAGTCACAATATTTGTGGAGTCTAGTAATCCCCCTAAGCCAACTTCTATCACTGCATAGTCTACAGCTTGATCTTTGAAGAACAAAAAGGCTGCAGCCGTCAAAATTTCAAATTGCGTTGGTGCTTCTGTGCCGTTACTAATGATAGTATCAACTGCCACTTTTACACGGCTAATTAGATTACCGAAGGCTTCCTCTGTAATATTTCCATCATTAATTTGAATTCGCTCCGTATAGGATTGAAGGTGAGGCGATGTAAATCGCCCCACCCGTAATCCACTTGTAAACAGTGCGTAGGAAATATATGAGGTAACCGAGCCCTTACCATTCGTTCCTGTAACATGAACAATTTTATAGTCCTCTTGTGGATTCCCTAAGGCTTCCATAAGGGCTGTTATTCGTTCAAGGCCAGGCTTAATACCGAATGAAGATGCCTGTTCTAAATAGGCTAAGGCCTCTTGATATGTCATATAAACCTCCTATTATAAGGTTTCAAGGAACGCTTCACGTTCCAATAACGCTTGTTGTTTTTGTTTATATTCTTCTAACTTTTCTTTTTCTTTTGCTACTACAGCTTCAGGAGCTTTTGCTAGGAAGCCTTGGTTAGACAATTTACCTTCCAAACGAGAAATTTCTTTTTCCATTTGGATTTTTTCCTTTGCAATACGCTCTCTTTCTTTTTCGCCATCGATTAAGTCTTTAAGCAAGAGATATACTTCCATACCATTGACAACTGTTACAGTTGCATTTTCTGGTTTTGCATCATCGGCACCAAGAATGGTTACCTTCTCAGCCCAAGCTAATGTTACGAAGTAATCGCTATGATCTGCTACAGTTTGAGCCAATGCTTCATCTGTTGGCGCCACAATAACCTCAGCTTTTTTGCCTAAAGGCACATTCATTTCAGCACGCATGTTACGAATACCTTTGATGGCATCCATCATAACTTCCATTTGACGTGCTGCACCTTCAAGATTATCAAACTTCAATGCTTCTGGCCATTTAGTGACAACGATGCTATCCCCTTCATGAGGCAAGTGTTGCCAAATATGTTCTGTTACGAACGGCATGAATGGATGTAATAATTCAAGCATGTGACGCAAGATTGTTACGAGTAAGTATTGAACTGTACGACGATCACGTTCATTACCATCGTTATATAAACGAGGTTTAGCTAACTCAATATACCAGTCACAGTATGTATTCCAAATGAAGTCATATACGGAGCTTGCCGCTTCACCAAGTTCGAATTTATCTAGGTTAGAAGTTACACTTTGTACTGTTTCATTGTATTTTTGAACAATCCATTGGTCTGCTAATGTCAAATCATCTGCTGTTGGAACGAAGCTTTCATCATAATTTGTAAGATTCATCAATACAAATTTGGATGCATTCCAAATCTTATTAGCAAAGTTGCGATTTGCTTCAACGCGTTCCATATAGAAGCGCATATCGTTACCAGGTGTATTGCCAGTTACGAGAGTAAAGCGCAATGCATCAGCACCATATTGGTCGATAACTTCAAGAGGGTTAATACCATTACCCAAGGATTTACTCATTTTACGACCTTGGCTATCGCGCACAAGACCATGAATAAATACATGTTTAAATGGAATTTCATGTTCAAACTCAAGAGCCATGAAAATCATACGAGCAACCCAGAAGAAGATGATATCGTAACCAGTTACAAGAACACTTGTTGGATACCATTGTTTAAGTTCTGGTGTTTGTTCAGGCCACCCCATAGTAGCAAATGGCCATAAACCAGAGCTAAACCATGTATCAAGAACGTCTGGATCTTGTGTAACATGACCGTGGCAATGAGGACATTCAGTAATATCTTCACGGCTTACGATTGTTTCACCGCAGTCATCACAGTACCATGCAGGAATGCGATGGCCCCACCACAATTGACGGGAAATGGTCCAGTCGCGGATGTTTTCAAGCCAGTTTACATAAGTTTTTGTAAAACGTTCAGGAACAAACTCTACTTCGTGGTCTTTAACAACCTTAAGAGCTGGCTCTGCTAATGGTTTCATATCTACGAACCATTGTTTAGATACCATTGGCTCGATAATTGTATTACAACGAGAGCAATGACCTACTGCATGGTCATGATCATCGATTTTTTCAAGTAAACCTAATTCTTTGAGTTCTGCTACTACTTGTTTACGAGCTTCTTCACGAGTCATGCCATTAAACTTGCCAGCACCTTCATTCATTGTGGCATCATTGTTCATAACAACGATGGATTCCAAATTATGACGTTGGCCCATTTCAAAGTCATTAGGGTCATGAGCAGGAGTAATTTTTACACAACCTGTACCGAAGCTAGCATCTACATAGTCATCGGCAATAACAGGAATTTCTCGATTAACAAATGGCAAAATCAATGTTTTGCCGATGAGATCTTTATAGCGATCATCATCAGGATTTACTGCTACGGCTACGTCACCAAACATTGTTTCTGGACGAGTTGTAGCAACAACTACAAAGCGATTTTCTTCACCCTTTACAGGATATTTAATATGCCATAAGTGGCCATGTTCATCTTCATGTTCAACTTCAACATCAGATAAAGCAGTAGCACAGCGAGGGCACCAGTTGATAATACGTTCACCACGATAGATTAAACCTTTTTCATAAAGGCTTACAAATACTTCACGCACTGCATGATAGTATCCTTCATCCAATGTAAAGCGTTCGCGAGACCAGTCACAAGATGCGCCTAAGCTACGGATTTGTTTTACGATAGTATCACCGTATTCTTTTTTCCATTCCCATACGCGCTCTACAAATTTTTCACGGCCTAAATCATAGCGAGATTTCCCCTCTTCTTTAGCGAGCATCTCTTCTACTTTGATTTGTGTAGCAATACCAGCATGGTCAGTACCAGGCATCCACAACACATTGTAGCCTTGCATGCGTTTGAAACGGATGAGGATATCTTGCAATGTATTATCTAAAGCATGGCCCATATGCAACATACCAGTTACATTAGGAGGCGGCAATACGATACTAAATGGTTCTTTATTTGTGTCTACTTCTTCGTGAAAGTATCCTTGGTTTTCCCAATAAGAATACCATTTCCCTTCTATTTCACCGGGGTTATAAGTGGTTAAATTTTCGTAGGTTTTCATCGTTCCTCCTAAATAAACTCCTTAGCGCTTCATAATCTTAGCCAATACAAATAGGCTCGTTTCATATAGCAATATCATAGGCAATGCAATCATCGTTTGAGAGAACATATCCGGTGTTGGTGAAATGACAGCACCTATGATAAAGGATATAAGAATAAATATCTTTCGCTTCGTTTTTAAAAAACGCGATGTAATTAAGTTGAAATATCCCAAAATGATTAAAATCAACGGCAACTCAAAGATAAATCCAAAGGGTAGTACAAAGGATAATACAAAGTCCATGTACTGACCAATGGAAAATAGCGGTTGTAATTCGTCTGTAGCAAAGCCCATAAAGAACTTAACGGCTGCTGGTAACACGAGAAAATAAGAAAATACAATACCGATACCAAATAGTCCTATGGCAACCGGTAAGATCCAGTTAGATAACTGCTTTTCTCGTACAGTAAGGGCTGGCTTAACAAATAGCCAAATCTGATGCAATATAATAGGCGCCGCTATAATAAGACCACCTACTATAGACACCTTCATATATGTAAAGAAGGCTTCAGTTGGTTTCATATAATAGAGCTTACCAGCTGGTTTTAGGAGTATTTCCAATAAAAAGTCTACATAATAATAAGAAATACAAGTTCCTATAACAACTGCAACAGCCATTATAATTAGACGCTTTCGCAATTCAGATAGATGGCCCACAAGGGATAGTTCCCGCGCTTCGTCCATCATTTTCTGTTCCATTTCAGTATAAATAGGTTCATCTTCCGGTTCCTCAGGAACCCGCTGATTTGCCACCTTATACCGTTCTTGCTCAGCCTTTAATTCAGCTTCACGACGCTTTTGACGAACTACACTATCAAAAGAAGGTTTTTGTATGGGATATTCGAAGTCCGGTTTTGGTTCGAATGGTTCCATATTATACCTTTCTATCAGCTAAATTTTCTACTGCCATCACAAGGAATTCCTTGCCTGGGAAATCGCGTACAGCATCGAGTGCTGCCAAAGCATCTTTACAATATTGATCAGCTACAGCTAATGTATTATCAATACCACCTTGACTGATAACATAGTCGATAATCGCCTGCTCATCACCGCCATTATTTAAGGACTTAATATCTGCAAGCAGTTTATCTTTATTATCATCATTGACGATACTTAACAACGGATATGTCAATAAACCTTCGCGAAGATCATTCCCCACTGGTTTACCAGTCGTCTCTGTTGTTTCACGATAATCCATAATATCGTCAGTGATTTGGAATGCCATGCCCAAAGCATGACCATATTTTTTCAACTCAACGATTTCAGATTCGCTCCAGCCCCCCAAGAGGCCACCCAATTCCATACAGCCTTCCATAAAGTCTGCTGTTTTCTTTTGGGTCTTGGTCATATACCGTTCAATACCTTGATCAATGCGATATACATCTTCCATTTGCATGAACTCACCTTCCACAAGGCAAGTAATAATATGGGAAAAAACCTGTAAATACTTCATATTAGGCATTTCAGACACGATTTGGAATGCTTTAGCAAATAAGTAGTCCCCACTAAGGATGGCTACCTTATTGCCTTTGTGCATATGAATCGTTTCTTCACCACGACGAATCTCAGCTTGATCTAATACATCATCGTGAATCAGTGTCGCTAAATGAAGCATTTCTACAGCTTCAGCAATTCTAATACGCTGATGTTCTACAGATGTACCTGCATTAGCAATCAATAAA is part of the Veillonella sp. genome and encodes:
- a CDS encoding O-antigen ligase gives rise to the protein MELSLIPNQKRITFYIERLIYGVVVAMPLQPMVGDVLLWLAIGLALYDLISSKSLSLPTGYLSWSVMIFVVWTGISSIVSENWDWSIQSWFYQIVASGGMYYLVRTYIQTPKQWNYFLRALLGTAVLVCIIGAYQYVFVPNIHIKEWVDAAQFPKLMRRMSSTLQNPNLLGAYLLMVLSVCISYILVYMKENRTREVISMLIIGIILFLTMLLTYSRGIWISFGAMILYWAIFVERRLFLSLLAVPIILYFYDGEIASRLWSIFQGHDTSADLRWALWDSTMYIVRENPIFGIGWNTFYLVYPDYNYYIQGPHILMYHAHNLYLNMLAETGIPGLLSFLAVIVGHVITSIRLKGDIFRQAAQIGVGALAIGVLFSGLSDFELYSHQVTIVFWQLFGWVGAFVKVQLSADKSA
- a CDS encoding folylpolyglutamate synthase/dihydrofolate synthase family protein; amino-acid sequence: MTYQEALAYLEQASSFGIKPGLERITALMEALGNPQEDYKIVHVTGTNGKGSVTSYISYALFTSGLRVGRFTSPHLQSYTERIQINDGNITEEAFGNLISRVKVAVDTIISNGTEAPTQFEILTAAAFLFFKDQAVDYAVIEVGLGGLLDSTNIVTPKVSVITNVTIDHQAYCGDTVEEIARHKAGIIKSKVPVVTAAQDAPLRIIEEVAKEKHAKVYAFNKDFGIDSRSAVTGGQMITVSTNDAAPAMLFTTMAGIHQSVNLACALMAVRLLMKEDTNISEETMREGFARTTWAGRFEVKRGLDRTFIFDGAHNAAGAESFSMTYAELFKDTPKTIVMAILKDKNQDAIIREVVKAGDTVLVVPAPTDRTEVPEVLVEKIRHIVPKAIAQTADSVEDALALAYKHTKTGDIITVCGSLYILGDARQWFNHEMSH
- a CDS encoding valine--tRNA ligase; protein product: MKTYENLTTYNPGEIEGKWYSYWENQGYFHEEVDTNKEPFSIVLPPPNVTGMLHMGHALDNTLQDILIRFKRMQGYNVLWMPGTDHAGIATQIKVEEMLAKEEGKSRYDLGREKFVERVWEWKKEYGDTIVKQIRSLGASCDWSRERFTLDEGYYHAVREVFVSLYEKGLIYRGERIINWCPRCATALSDVEVEHEDEHGHLWHIKYPVKGEENRFVVVATTRPETMFGDVAVAVNPDDDRYKDLIGKTLILPFVNREIPVIADDYVDASFGTGCVKITPAHDPNDFEMGQRHNLESIVVMNNDATMNEGAGKFNGMTREEARKQVVAELKELGLLEKIDDHDHAVGHCSRCNTIIEPMVSKQWFVDMKPLAEPALKVVKDHEVEFVPERFTKTYVNWLENIRDWTISRQLWWGHRIPAWYCDDCGETIVSREDITECPHCHGHVTQDPDVLDTWFSSGLWPFATMGWPEQTPELKQWYPTSVLVTGYDIIFFWVARMIFMALEFEHEIPFKHVFIHGLVRDSQGRKMSKSLGNGINPLEVIDQYGADALRFTLVTGNTPGNDMRFYMERVEANRNFANKIWNASKFVLMNLTNYDESFVPTADDLTLADQWIVQKYNETVQSVTSNLDKFELGEAASSVYDFIWNTYCDWYIELAKPRLYNDGNERDRRTVQYLLVTILRHMLELLHPFMPFVTEHIWQHLPHEGDSIVVTKWPEALKFDNLEGAARQMEVMMDAIKGIRNMRAEMNVPLGKKAEVIVAPTDEALAQTVADHSDYFVTLAWAEKVTILGADDAKPENATVTVVNGMEVYLLLKDLIDGEKERERIAKEKIQMEKEISRLEGKLSNQGFLAKAPEAVVAKEKEKLEEYKQKQQALLEREAFLETL
- the tatC gene encoding twin-arginine translocase subunit TatC, producing MEPFEPKPDFEYPIQKPSFDSVVRQKRREAELKAEQERYKVANQRVPEEPEDEPIYTEMEQKMMDEARELSLVGHLSELRKRLIIMAVAVVIGTCISYYYVDFLLEILLKPAGKLYYMKPTEAFFTYMKVSIVGGLIIAAPIILHQIWLFVKPALTVREKQLSNWILPVAIGLFGIGIVFSYFLVLPAAVKFFMGFATDELQPLFSIGQYMDFVLSFVLPFGFIFELPLILIILGYFNLITSRFLKTKRKIFILISFIIGAVISPTPDMFSQTMIALPMILLYETSLFVLAKIMKR
- a CDS encoding polyprenyl synthetase family protein, whose product is MSQTNELEIMERIALDLEGVEESLASSFNTGAEDFNALIRPLSAAGGKRLRAQLCLLIANAGTSVEHQRIRIAEAVEMLHLATLIHDDVLDQAEIRRGEETIHMHKGNKVAILSGDYLFAKAFQIVSEMPNMKYLQVFSHIITCLVEGEFMQMEDVYRIDQGIERYMTKTQKKTADFMEGCMELGGLLGGWSESEIVELKKYGHALGMAFQITDDIMDYRETTETTGKPVGNDLREGLLTYPLLSIVNDDNKDKLLADIKSLNNGGDEQAIIDYVISQGGIDNTLAVADQYCKDALAALDAVRDFPGKEFLVMAVENLADRKV